In one window of Mytilus galloprovincialis chromosome 6, xbMytGall1.hap1.1, whole genome shotgun sequence DNA:
- the LOC143079636 gene encoding uncharacterized protein LOC143079636 isoform X2 yields the protein MNNNNNGGDKESLTGSSTTTENWQSNNVSRQSEGINSTRNSMMLASSPAGVFKPPMTVADQRLISAGMPYSMIPSGGPVSPYSYFTQYGYPPRNYPQVDSYSYSAVLQSMGSHAAQTQMPCNTYGSQYSMLNSPHQRSMSVSASGQGQHVSSRRSPGDTSERDIDSNIPHNYGKEERTHSLSSVEISSSKTVSFKDPPPRRELINSKDMNYKVPSGKEGSLKHRILTRPSDSTPESSVVDVHYGEPSAKRTRYDPLNVSTSNHQEDNGSSANLHFPPHFMKGSIIQLTNGELKRVEDLQTADFVHSAEISNDLKIDSSSVVRIDENNERGTAVLGFVVGEHKVQVTVEASVEHPFFVFHQGWSSCDPQRTLQRYGLDCHKLSVGDRCISLTHKEVADRAAELLQQQQQLGDNPAYSFGETVSGNKSGISTQGLDLNRSQHR from the exons atgaataataataataatggtgGTGATAAAGAAAGTCTGACTGGAAGTAGTACTACAACTGAAAACTGGCAATCGAACAATGTTTCCCGTCAATCTGAAGGTATAAATAGCACCCGAAATTCAATGATGTTAGCCAGTAGTCCTGCTGGTGTCTTCAAACCCCCAATGACAGTGGCTGACCAAAGGCTTATATCAGCCGGAATGCCTTATTCAATGATACCATCTGGAGGACCTGTGTCACCATACAGTTATTTTACACAATATGGATATCCTCCACGAAACTATCCACAAGTtgattcttattcttattctgcAGTTCTACAAAGCATGGGAAGTCATGCAGCACAAACCCAAATGCCGTGCAATACCTATGGGTCTCAGTACTCCATGCTGAATAGCCCACATCAACGATCAATGTCTGTGTCTGCCTCAGGGCAGGGACAGCATGTGTCATCCCGGCGTAGCCCGGGAGATACGTCAGAAAGAGATATAGACTCTAATATACCACACAATTATGGTAAAGAGGAACGTACACATAGTCTTTCATCAGTAGAAATATCCAGTTCAAAAACTGTATCTTTCAAAGACCCGCCTCCAAGGAGGGAATTAATAAACAGTAAAGATATGAACTATAAAGTGCCTAGTGGTAAAGAAGGAAGTTTAAAACATCGAATCTTGACCCGCCCATCAGACAGTACTCCCGAGAGTTCTGTGGTGGATGTACATTATGGTGAACCTTCTGCCAAAAGAACAAGATATGATCCTCTTAATGTTTCCACATCAAATCACCAAGAAGATAATGGATCTTCTGCAAATTTACATTTCCCGCCACATTTTATGAAGGGTTCTATAATACAACTCACAAATGGTGAATTGAAACGTGTTGAGGATCTGCAAACAGCAGATTTTGTACATAGTGCTGAAATAAGTAATGATCTCAAAATTGACTCTAGTTCTGTTGTACGCATTGATGAAAATAACGAGCGAGGGACGGCAGTCCTTGGATTTGTTGTTGGAGAACATAAAGTTCAG GTGACTGTTGAAGCTTCTGTTGAACATCCATTTTTTGTTTTCCATCAAGGATGGTCATCTTGTGATCCACAACGTACACTCCAACGATATGGACTTGATTGCCATAAACTCTCTGTCGGCGATAGATGTATATCACTGACTCATAAGGAAGTGGCGGACCGTGCTGCTGAACTTTTACAACAGCAACAACAACTTGGTGATAATCCAGCTTATAGTTTTGGTGAAACTGTCTCGGGCAATAAATCAGGGATATCAACCCAGGGCTTGGACCTGAACAGGTCTCAACACAGATAA
- the LOC143079636 gene encoding uncharacterized protein LOC143079636 isoform X1, which yields MTKEDGDYDSSFRLTESGKLTYDSHVKSLCKVPIKTEPHSSDRNAWEQDEQNNNICKIVDVRGNVDFTNSLMNNNNNGGDKESLTGSSTTTENWQSNNVSRQSEGINSTRNSMMLASSPAGVFKPPMTVADQRLISAGMPYSMIPSGGPVSPYSYFTQYGYPPRNYPQVDSYSYSAVLQSMGSHAAQTQMPCNTYGSQYSMLNSPHQRSMSVSASGQGQHVSSRRSPGDTSERDIDSNIPHNYGKEERTHSLSSVEISSSKTVSFKDPPPRRELINSKDMNYKVPSGKEGSLKHRILTRPSDSTPESSVVDVHYGEPSAKRTRYDPLNVSTSNHQEDNGSSANLHFPPHFMKGSIIQLTNGELKRVEDLQTADFVHSAEISNDLKIDSSSVVRIDENNERGTAVLGFVVGEHKVQVTVEASVEHPFFVFHQGWSSCDPQRTLQRYGLDCHKLSVGDRCISLTHKEVADRAAELLQQQQQLGDNPAYSFGETVSGNKSGISTQGLDLNRSQHR from the exons AAGATGGTGACTATGATTCGTCCTTCAGATTAACCGAGAGTGGTAAATTGACTTACGATTCCCATGTTAAGTCATTATGTAAAGTGCCAATCAAAACTGAACCTCATTCCAGTGACCGCAATGCATGGGAGCAGGACGAGCAAAACAATAACATTTGCAAGATAGTTGACGTGAGAGGGAATGTAGATTTTACGAACAGtttaatgaataataataataatggtgGTGATAAAGAAAGTCTGACTGGAAGTAGTACTACAACTGAAAACTGGCAATCGAACAATGTTTCCCGTCAATCTGAAGGTATAAATAGCACCCGAAATTCAATGATGTTAGCCAGTAGTCCTGCTGGTGTCTTCAAACCCCCAATGACAGTGGCTGACCAAAGGCTTATATCAGCCGGAATGCCTTATTCAATGATACCATCTGGAGGACCTGTGTCACCATACAGTTATTTTACACAATATGGATATCCTCCACGAAACTATCCACAAGTtgattcttattcttattctgcAGTTCTACAAAGCATGGGAAGTCATGCAGCACAAACCCAAATGCCGTGCAATACCTATGGGTCTCAGTACTCCATGCTGAATAGCCCACATCAACGATCAATGTCTGTGTCTGCCTCAGGGCAGGGACAGCATGTGTCATCCCGGCGTAGCCCGGGAGATACGTCAGAAAGAGATATAGACTCTAATATACCACACAATTATGGTAAAGAGGAACGTACACATAGTCTTTCATCAGTAGAAATATCCAGTTCAAAAACTGTATCTTTCAAAGACCCGCCTCCAAGGAGGGAATTAATAAACAGTAAAGATATGAACTATAAAGTGCCTAGTGGTAAAGAAGGAAGTTTAAAACATCGAATCTTGACCCGCCCATCAGACAGTACTCCCGAGAGTTCTGTGGTGGATGTACATTATGGTGAACCTTCTGCCAAAAGAACAAGATATGATCCTCTTAATGTTTCCACATCAAATCACCAAGAAGATAATGGATCTTCTGCAAATTTACATTTCCCGCCACATTTTATGAAGGGTTCTATAATACAACTCACAAATGGTGAATTGAAACGTGTTGAGGATCTGCAAACAGCAGATTTTGTACATAGTGCTGAAATAAGTAATGATCTCAAAATTGACTCTAGTTCTGTTGTACGCATTGATGAAAATAACGAGCGAGGGACGGCAGTCCTTGGATTTGTTGTTGGAGAACATAAAGTTCAG GTGACTGTTGAAGCTTCTGTTGAACATCCATTTTTTGTTTTCCATCAAGGATGGTCATCTTGTGATCCACAACGTACACTCCAACGATATGGACTTGATTGCCATAAACTCTCTGTCGGCGATAGATGTATATCACTGACTCATAAGGAAGTGGCGGACCGTGCTGCTGAACTTTTACAACAGCAACAACAACTTGGTGATAATCCAGCTTATAGTTTTGGTGAAACTGTCTCGGGCAATAAATCAGGGATATCAACCCAGGGCTTGGACCTGAACAGGTCTCAACACAGATAA